The genomic segment GCCGCCGCTGGCAAGCACCACGCCTTTGCGCGCCCGCACCGTGAACACCTCGTCGCTGTCGCCGAAATGGCGCGCCAGGCGGCGGATGGCGCCACCGGTGCCCGGCATCCCCATCATGAAGCTGTTGGCGGCACTATTGATGATCCGGCGCATGCCCCGGGCCAGACCCCCACCGACCCGGCGACAGCGCAGGCCCAGCACCGCCCCCTGGGCGTTCGTCAGCAGTTGGAACACTTCACAGTGATCGAGGACCTCGACCCGCTGCCGCAGACGGCTCTTGATCGTGCCGATCAGGGCCTTCATCAGCCCGTGGCCGGTAGCGTAGCCCCCAGCCTGGGTGATGTGTCCTCGCGGGGCCGGGAATGCCTTGTCCGAAAAAGGCGCATAGGCCTCGTTGCCGGAGTAGTACAGCCCCCACGCGCCGCCGGGGAAGGAATTCTTCTGGGTCATCAGGCGGCTGGAGAAACGTGCCCCCTGCTCTTCCAGCCAGGCCAGGTTGGCGGCGCTCTGGTTGCAGAAATCCCGCAGCGTGGCGTCGGAGACGATGCCAGCCACCTGCTCCTTCAGGTAGTGGAACATGTTGTCGGGATCGTCCTTGACGCCGGCCTCCAACTGCTGGCGCGTGCCACCGCCGGCGTAGACCACGCCGCCGGAAATCGCCGAGGCGCCACCGCCATTGAGCCGGTCCAGCACCAGCACACTGGCCCCCTGGTCCGCCGCCTCTATGGCCGCCGCCCCACCGGCGGCGCCCAGGCCCACGACAACGACATCCGCCGTCCGGTCCCAGACGTTGGAATCCGCCACGACGGCGGGTGCCTCGACAAAATCAAAAGTGTTGCGCGCTTTCATCCGTCAAGCCTCATTTAGTCACAGATCACTGGGTTGCGGCTGCGTTATGCGCCGATCTTGAGAAGAATCTTGCCCTTGAAGTGCCCCTGCTCGACTTCATCATGGGCCTGGGCGACCTCCTCGAGGGGCAGCACCTTGTAGGGCGGCACTTTTATCTTGCCGCTGGCAACCCCCGCCACCACTTGGCGGAAACCTTCCACCTGGAACAGCGGGGTGCCGACGTGTACCGTCTGGCTGATGTTGTCCACGATTTTCACATTCCGCCGCGCCGCCAATTCGGCGTCATAGCCGTCCACATCCTTGATCAGGGTCTGGATGCAGGCGATGATCCCGCCCGGTTTCACCATCTCCGGCGTATTCGCTGGCAGGCTGCCCAACCCGACTGCATCGATGACACAGTCGACGCCCTCCGGCACCCAGGCACGGAGCGAGTCGAGAACATCCTCCCGTGTGTAATCGATCAGCTTGTCGATGCCGTAGCCACGCAAACGCATCAGGTTCCCAGTGCTACAGGTTGCGGCAACTTTCGCCCCCAGC from the Denitratisoma oestradiolicum genome contains:
- a CDS encoding FAD-binding protein translates to MKARNTFDFVEAPAVVADSNVWDRTADVVVVGLGAAGGAAAIEAADQGASVLVLDRLNGGGASAISGGVVYAGGGTRQQLEAGVKDDPDNMFHYLKEQVAGIVSDATLRDFCNQSAANLAWLEEQGARFSSRLMTQKNSFPGGAWGLYYSGNEAYAPFSDKAFPAPRGHITQAGGYATGHGLMKALIGTIKSRLRQRVEVLDHCEVFQLLTNAQGAVLGLRCRRVGGGLARGMRRIINSAANSFMMGMPGTGGAIRRLARHFGDSDEVFTVRARKGVVLASGGFVFNRAMVEAATQGKVYSQMSLGEECHGSGIQLGQGLGGAVGQMDRLTYWRFYAPPVHFLNAVLVGPNGRRICNEALYGATVADRMIEQTDGRGWLILDQKTLDSVRADLKQKMPFVQKILGWMYLNRCRTSAPTLAALATVLDVDPSALDATVAGYNQRIEAGMEDEFRKPAAYRSVLSGGPWHAVDVSIGAPGNPCFFLTLGGLRVDESSGQVLRSDGSTIAGLYAAGRSAVGICSHTYISGLSLADCIYSGRRAGRHGATSLERRDALP